One segment of Corynebacterium caspium DSM 44850 DNA contains the following:
- a CDS encoding tRNA adenosine deaminase-associated protein, with translation MSTDTFAVTVTRDAAAWHIRRAKVAQRPADITEDLSQAVRNMRSEGPAFAIANIENDFFIVIRPVPGGTRLYISDALAATYDEIAQAVLDAMDADIPEVDSVDDADPWPLGDDDILADLGLSDQVLDIISGDPDAWPAEQIQQIAEEMGFDEELDALLG, from the coding sequence ATGAGCACTGATACGTTTGCGGTCACGGTGACCCGCGACGCCGCCGCCTGGCATATTCGCCGCGCCAAGGTGGCCCAAAGGCCTGCCGATATAACTGAGGATCTCAGCCAGGCAGTCCGAAATATGCGCAGCGAAGGCCCCGCATTTGCTATTGCCAATATTGAAAATGACTTTTTCATCGTGATTCGCCCGGTTCCCGGTGGCACGCGCCTCTATATTTCTGATGCCTTAGCTGCTACTTATGATGAAATCGCCCAGGCGGTATTAGATGCCATGGATGCCGATATTCCAGAGGTAGATAGCGTTGACGATGCAGATCCCTGGCCGCTTGGAGATGACGATATTTTGGCTGATCTTGGCCTTTCAGACCAGGTTTTAGATATTATTTCCGGGGATCCAGACGCTTGGCCGGCAGAACAAATCCAGCAAATTGCAGAGGAAATGGGTTTTGATGAGGAGCTTGACGCTCTCTTGGGCTGA
- a CDS encoding nucleoside deaminase, whose product MRSLTLSWAEQLISRALEVAATTPPGDIPVGAVIVGPDGRELAVATNRREADQDPTAHAEVLAIRAAAAALGDGWRLTDCTLAVTLEPCTMCAGAIVGARLGALVFGAFEPKTGAVGSVFDVVRDSSVLHIPQVRGGVLEKECGKLLQDFFAQHRHR is encoded by the coding sequence ATGAGGAGCTTGACGCTCTCTTGGGCTGAGCAATTAATTAGCCGAGCTTTAGAGGTTGCCGCCACCACCCCGCCGGGCGATATTCCGGTGGGGGCAGTAATTGTGGGTCCCGATGGGCGCGAGTTAGCTGTGGCGACGAATCGTCGAGAAGCAGATCAAGACCCCACTGCGCATGCCGAAGTTTTAGCGATTAGGGCTGCTGCGGCTGCTTTAGGCGATGGCTGGCGGCTAACAGATTGCACCTTGGCAGTGACCTTGGAGCCGTGCACAATGTGTGCCGGGGCTATCGTGGGGGCACGGTTAGGGGCTTTAGTATTTGGGGCCTTTGAGCCAAAAACTGGCGCGGTGGGTTCTGTATTTGATGTGGTGCGCGATAGTTCGGTATTACATATTCCACAGGTACGCGGGGGTGTTTTGGAAAAAGAGTGCGGAAAATTACTCCAAGACTTTTTTGCACAGCATCGTCACAGGTAA
- a CDS encoding CsbD family protein → MGDLSNKADDLMGKAKEAAGNVVDDKDLQNEGKAEQLIADVKEGLSDAADAVKDKANEVLGKLQDKADEAK, encoded by the coding sequence ATGGGTGACCTATCCAATAAAGCTGATGACCTGATGGGCAAGGCTAAGGAAGCTGCTGGAAACGTTGTTGATGATAAAGACTTGCAAAATGAAGGCAAGGCTGAGCAGCTAATTGCAGACGTTAAAGAAGGTCTTTCCGATGCTGCTGATGCAGTAAAAGATAAGGCTAATGAAGTTCTTGGCAAGCTTCAGGACAAGGCTGACGAAGCTAAATAA
- a CDS encoding prephenate dehydrogenase: MRTSNFSRPVCILGLGLIGGSLLRDLHAIKHPVFGYNRSPISAPGLDISTSLPDTLTRAAENNALIILATPMPVVPQLLAALPPQCEFTDVVSMKTAVAAAVHAQGLDAQFVGGHPMAGAAESGWEATRLGLFQDAAWPIMLDDAATKPHLWADVALLAQLVGARPIPTTAARHDAAVARISHLPHILAEALATTGAAGGTLALSLAAGSFRDGTRVAAARPELVRAICEPNAPAVLAALDELLETLTTTRQQLHATGTLGELPDNGHAARKYYEEVSTAALSLPPVEVCVGAPGWVQELEAAETAGRWVRVLGCV; this comes from the coding sequence GTGCGTACTTCTAATTTTTCGCGCCCGGTGTGCATCCTGGGCCTTGGGCTAATTGGCGGCTCTCTTTTAAGAGATTTGCATGCTATAAAACACCCAGTTTTTGGTTATAACCGCAGCCCAATTTCTGCCCCAGGCCTAGATATCTCTACTTCCCTCCCCGATACCCTCACCCGGGCCGCAGAAAATAATGCACTTATAATTTTGGCCACACCTATGCCGGTAGTGCCCCAATTGCTAGCTGCCCTGCCGCCGCAATGCGAATTTACCGATGTGGTCTCCATGAAAACTGCCGTCGCCGCGGCAGTGCATGCCCAGGGCTTAGATGCCCAATTTGTGGGCGGACACCCTATGGCAGGAGCTGCTGAATCCGGCTGGGAAGCTACCAGGCTAGGTCTTTTCCAAGATGCCGCCTGGCCCATAATGCTTGACGATGCCGCCACTAAACCCCATCTCTGGGCAGATGTAGCGCTACTTGCCCAGTTAGTGGGAGCGCGGCCCATCCCCACCACCGCTGCGAGACACGATGCCGCTGTAGCCCGCATCAGCCACCTGCCACATATTTTGGCTGAGGCTCTAGCCACCACTGGTGCTGCTGGCGGTACCCTAGCACTTTCCTTAGCCGCGGGATCCTTCCGCGATGGCACCCGGGTAGCAGCTGCTCGCCCTGAACTTGTCCGCGCTATCTGTGAACCCAATGCCCCGGCAGTACTTGCCGCCCTCGATGAGCTGCTAGAGACGCTCACCACTACCCGCCAGCAGCTGCATGCGACTGGAACTTTGGGGGAACTCCCCGATAACGGCCATGCCGCCCGGAAATACTATGAGGAGGTTTCTACTGCGGCTCTCTCGTTGCCTCCCGTAGAGGTTTGCGTGGGAGCACCTGGCTGGGTGCAAGAATTAGAAGCCGCTGAAACTGCCGGACGTTGGGTGCGCGTGCTGGGATGCGTATAG